In Streptomyces sp. NBC_01707, a genomic segment contains:
- a CDS encoding amidohydrolase family protein: MPGLVNAHAHSAMTPLRGAGGDLPLMSWLNDVIWPAEARMRPEDAYAGMLLGCVEMLQHGVTTSAEMYLHAEAVVQAALTAGSRILMAPAYFDLPGAHWQSAVARIDKWIDADGMQFGPGDRIELCYGPHSAYTLPVEALRATAESASARGALVHIHVAESLSEDQKQRAAHGSVPRLLEETGLLNGRLLAAHSVHLSVHDIRLLADYGAGVAHCPGSNAKLASGVAGLTALRAASVSVGLGTDGPASNDDLDLWEEMRIAMMLARVTTEDPMALTAPAALMMATRGGAAALGRKDIGALCPGTWADMVHVGVDGPSFAAGLNVPDEQLIANLVWAAGSRAVRSVWVAGEQVIADGQPLRVDLVRARRAVARAASHLLTQ; encoded by the coding sequence ATGCCTGGGCTGGTCAATGCGCACGCGCACAGCGCCATGACGCCACTGCGCGGCGCCGGGGGAGACCTGCCTTTGATGTCCTGGCTGAACGACGTCATATGGCCCGCCGAGGCGCGGATGCGTCCAGAGGATGCGTATGCCGGTATGTTGCTGGGCTGCGTTGAGATGCTGCAGCACGGTGTCACTACCAGTGCGGAGATGTACCTACACGCTGAGGCCGTGGTTCAGGCTGCCCTTACGGCCGGCAGCCGAATACTTATGGCGCCCGCCTACTTCGACCTGCCGGGTGCGCACTGGCAGAGTGCGGTGGCACGCATCGACAAGTGGATCGACGCGGACGGTATGCAGTTCGGGCCGGGTGATCGCATCGAGTTGTGCTACGGCCCACACTCCGCATACACCCTCCCCGTCGAGGCGCTGCGTGCGACGGCAGAATCGGCCTCCGCTCGCGGAGCCCTCGTCCACATCCATGTCGCTGAGTCCCTGAGTGAGGATCAGAAGCAGCGTGCCGCTCACGGTTCTGTTCCGCGACTGCTCGAGGAGACGGGGCTGCTGAATGGGCGACTGCTGGCGGCACACTCCGTGCACCTGTCGGTGCACGACATTCGGCTCCTGGCCGACTACGGCGCTGGAGTCGCACACTGCCCGGGGTCCAACGCAAAGCTGGCTTCAGGGGTCGCCGGACTCACCGCTTTGCGGGCGGCGTCCGTCTCAGTCGGACTGGGCACGGACGGCCCGGCGAGCAACGATGATCTCGACCTATGGGAAGAGATGCGGATCGCCATGATGCTGGCCCGGGTAACTACCGAGGATCCCATGGCCTTGACCGCTCCGGCCGCATTGATGATGGCGACCCGTGGAGGCGCCGCCGCCCTCGGGCGAAAGGACATCGGCGCGCTTTGCCCAGGCACGTGGGCCGACATGGTGCACGTCGGCGTGGACGGACCGTCCTTCGCCGCAGGGCTGAACGTGCCCGACGAGCAATTGATTGCCAACCTGGTGTGGGCAGCGGGATCGCGGGCGGTTCGCAGCGTCTGGGTCGCCGGTGAGCAGGTTATCGCCGACGGGCAGCCGCTGCGAGTCGACCTCGTTCGAGCCCGGCGAGCCGTCGCAAGGGCGGCGTCCCATCTCCTGACGCAATAG
- a CDS encoding AraC family transcriptional regulator, with amino-acid sequence MDPLEDVLALLETQSHVSASLTAGGEWAVRFDGPSGVKFNAVRRGHCILEVESLDDPIALSPGDCYLLTRPQRFILRSDPPGPEVDASTVFRSAENGVAHAGTGQDVLLIGGRFTFGAPGQDLLLADLPSVIHVPAGTANAETIEWALTIIERELSDKHMASTLVAEHLAVVMLVHVLRLHLAREPQMVSGWLAGLADPVVAAALTSLHADPAYSWTVAELAHAGAVSRSTLAARFKTLVGQGPLEYLTHWRIQLAAQKLRKSSETISSIARSTGYGSESAISTAFKRVMGVPPSAYRKHHHTSS; translated from the coding sequence ATGGACCCACTGGAAGACGTGCTGGCGCTTCTGGAGACGCAAAGCCACGTGTCTGCAAGTCTCACGGCCGGCGGGGAGTGGGCGGTGCGGTTCGACGGACCATCCGGGGTGAAGTTCAATGCCGTGCGGCGAGGGCACTGCATCCTTGAAGTCGAGAGCCTGGATGACCCGATCGCACTGTCACCCGGTGACTGCTACCTGCTCACCCGCCCTCAACGTTTCATCCTCCGCAGTGATCCCCCAGGCCCGGAGGTCGATGCCAGCACTGTCTTCCGCTCCGCGGAGAACGGCGTCGCACACGCGGGAACAGGTCAGGATGTCCTGTTGATCGGCGGCCGCTTTACTTTTGGGGCGCCCGGTCAGGACCTGCTACTCGCTGATTTGCCTTCCGTGATCCATGTGCCCGCTGGAACCGCCAATGCCGAGACGATTGAGTGGGCGCTCACCATCATCGAACGCGAACTGTCGGACAAGCACATGGCTTCCACGCTGGTGGCTGAGCATCTTGCCGTAGTCATGCTCGTCCACGTCCTGCGCCTACACCTTGCGCGTGAGCCACAGATGGTCTCGGGCTGGCTCGCGGGACTAGCCGATCCCGTGGTGGCCGCGGCCCTGACGTCGCTCCACGCGGATCCGGCATATTCTTGGACAGTCGCCGAGTTGGCGCATGCGGGAGCCGTATCCAGATCCACCCTGGCGGCGCGCTTCAAGACTTTGGTGGGCCAGGGACCCCTGGAGTACCTGACTCACTGGCGCATTCAGCTGGCGGCGCAGAAGCTACGAAAGAGCAGTGAGACGATCTCGTCCATCGCCCGCTCCACCGGATACGGATCCGAGAGTGCGATAAGCACGGCATTCAAGCGTGTCATGGGTGTGCCCCCGAGTGCCTATCGCAAGCATCACCATACGAGCTCGTAA
- a CDS encoding SDR family NAD(P)-dependent oxidoreductase: protein MSIQDSLVTPFPRDASAAEVISGIDLTGRRALVTGGASGIGAETVRALAAAGAEVTIATRRPETAELLIREIADVGGAGSVRASDLDLADLTSVDAFTRAWQGPLDLLVANAGIMALPQKEVTPEGWELQLATNFLGHFALATALHGALAESGAARIVVVSSGAHRQAPFDFGDPQFDRRPYDPWAAYGQSKTAGVLFAVGARRWAVDGITANALNPGYILTNLQRHIDDETMRSLGVMDAEGNLTPLSYYKTPAQGAATSVLLATSPLLDNVTGRYFEDNQEAPVAADGTNTPGAVATHALDPESADRLWQYAAGTIRL from the coding sequence GTGAGTATTCAAGACAGCTTGGTCACTCCCTTCCCTCGGGACGCCTCGGCAGCCGAGGTCATCAGCGGGATCGATCTCACCGGTCGGCGCGCCCTTGTCACCGGCGGCGCCTCGGGGATCGGCGCCGAGACTGTCCGAGCTCTTGCCGCCGCTGGCGCGGAAGTAACCATCGCGACCCGCCGCCCAGAGACTGCAGAGCTACTCATCCGCGAGATCGCCGACGTCGGAGGGGCCGGCTCGGTAAGGGCATCGGACCTCGACCTGGCCGACCTGACCTCCGTCGACGCATTCACACGGGCCTGGCAAGGGCCTCTTGACCTTCTTGTGGCGAACGCCGGAATCATGGCGTTGCCGCAGAAAGAAGTCACTCCCGAGGGTTGGGAGCTCCAGCTCGCCACCAATTTCCTCGGCCACTTCGCACTCGCCACGGCCCTCCACGGCGCGCTCGCGGAAAGCGGGGCCGCTCGGATCGTAGTGGTCAGCTCCGGTGCACATCGCCAGGCACCCTTCGACTTCGGCGATCCCCAGTTCGATAGGCGTCCGTACGATCCGTGGGCTGCTTATGGCCAGTCCAAAACGGCAGGAGTCCTGTTCGCCGTGGGTGCTCGGCGGTGGGCCGTCGACGGCATCACAGCCAATGCGCTCAATCCGGGATATATCCTCACAAATTTGCAGCGGCACATTGACGACGAAACTATGCGTTCGCTGGGCGTCATGGACGCCGAAGGGAACCTCACGCCGTTGTCCTACTACAAGACGCCGGCCCAGGGAGCCGCAACCTCCGTCCTGCTCGCCACATCGCCTTTGCTGGACAACGTGACCGGGCGCTATTTCGAGGACAACCAGGAAGCGCCGGTCGCGGCCGACGGCACAAACACGCCGGGTGCCGTCGCCACCCATGCGCTCGACCCGGAGTCAGCCGATCGCCTGTGGCAGTACGCCGCAGGCACCATCAGACTCTGA
- a CDS encoding TetR/AcrR family transcriptional regulator — translation MASTTRRPSDAAHRRAELEKRILSVIEDRLRDGVTYTELSVEQIAQAAGISRSTFYLYFRDKVDVLLRLSGSLKIESSKIAASWKPTGPGGGVDGLAHTYELILRHYRKHAVLLAAINEVAAYDPVVREAWTLDQDRFTDTLVTILEDEQRAGRTSADIDPRLAATIIVQGGAHVIAQQVATSEGSNDGAVARELACGYWYGIYRRPHGQAAE, via the coding sequence ATGGCTTCCACTACGCGACGACCCTCTGACGCGGCGCACCGACGCGCTGAACTGGAAAAGCGGATTCTGTCGGTGATCGAAGACCGTCTGCGTGATGGGGTGACCTATACGGAACTGAGCGTCGAACAGATTGCCCAAGCTGCCGGTATCTCACGCTCCACGTTCTACCTCTATTTTCGCGACAAGGTCGATGTGCTGTTGCGGTTGAGCGGTTCACTCAAGATCGAGAGCAGCAAGATCGCCGCTTCTTGGAAGCCCACAGGGCCTGGCGGTGGCGTCGACGGACTGGCGCACACCTATGAGCTCATTCTGCGGCACTACCGCAAGCACGCGGTGCTGTTGGCTGCGATCAACGAGGTGGCTGCGTACGACCCCGTGGTGCGGGAGGCGTGGACGCTTGACCAGGATCGCTTCACTGACACTCTGGTGACCATTTTGGAGGACGAGCAGCGCGCAGGCCGTACCTCGGCGGACATCGATCCCCGCCTTGCCGCCACGATTATCGTGCAGGGCGGCGCACATGTCATCGCTCAGCAAGTGGCCACCAGTGAAGGGAGCAACGACGGTGCTGTTGCTCGCGAGCTCGCCTGCGGGTACTGGTACGGCATCTACAGGCGTCCCCATGGGCAGGCCGCCGAATGA
- a CDS encoding acyl-CoA dehydrogenase family protein gives MRATASNTLIARDVFVPVHRVLSVPAAAEGEYPRTAEDGALYKSAFAPMLLLCLTGPLLGLGKAALDTVIGQATSKPLSFTIHAGQADSVAVQTQVAEAALQLKTARLHIYAAVDEVDAAASTRSLDYTARTRIRAQAGYAAQQVLSAVTTLLNVHGASAFADANPLQRIWRDANIAARHAGLVPAVGMEVYGKSLLGIDERVSLMV, from the coding sequence ATGAGGGCAACCGCCAGCAACACCCTCATTGCACGAGACGTCTTCGTGCCGGTACACCGCGTGCTCTCGGTCCCGGCTGCCGCAGAGGGTGAATACCCGCGCACGGCTGAAGACGGTGCTCTTTACAAGTCAGCCTTTGCACCCATGCTGCTTCTGTGCCTGACCGGGCCGCTGCTCGGGCTGGGCAAAGCAGCACTGGACACTGTGATCGGACAGGCGACCTCGAAGCCCTTGTCGTTCACGATCCATGCGGGACAAGCAGATTCCGTGGCCGTGCAGACCCAGGTTGCTGAAGCCGCATTGCAACTGAAAACGGCCCGCCTGCACATCTACGCAGCCGTGGATGAGGTGGACGCTGCCGCCTCTACGCGTTCCCTTGACTACACGGCACGCACCCGGATCAGGGCGCAGGCGGGCTACGCGGCCCAGCAGGTGCTTTCCGCAGTCACCACCCTGCTAAATGTGCATGGCGCGTCCGCGTTCGCCGATGCCAACCCGCTGCAGCGCATATGGCGCGACGCCAACATCGCGGCACGCCACGCTGGCCTCGTGCCGGCAGTTGGTATGGAGGTCTACGGCAAGTCCCTGCTCGGGATCGATGAACGAGTCAGCCTCATGGTCTGA
- a CDS encoding alpha/beta hydrolase: MKIERRQIDGVFVEHAKPEGRPEGPPVVFVHGGSHGSWLWEQWLPHFAAAGRHSYSFSWYNHTNSEALPQEEFVRRSMLDVTRELRTVAAHIGEAPVFVAHSMGAAAVQKYAEDFPVEAQVLLAPVPCSQSAGEAIPLPIDMSKPFPPMPYEMAVEWFFAGCSDEDSRRYYDLMPDESPRAVWEAAQRGAAIELDRERIDAPALMIAGGRDIVSPAELVSRHAAHFGADYLYLADRSHSLVLEPSWKEVADHVLSWLARAGR, from the coding sequence ATGAAGATCGAACGACGCCAGATTGACGGGGTCTTCGTCGAACACGCCAAGCCGGAAGGAAGGCCTGAGGGTCCTCCGGTGGTGTTCGTCCACGGCGGCAGCCACGGCAGCTGGCTCTGGGAGCAGTGGCTGCCGCACTTCGCTGCCGCAGGCAGACACAGCTACTCCTTCAGCTGGTACAACCACACAAACTCGGAAGCTCTGCCGCAGGAAGAGTTCGTCCGACGGAGCATGCTCGACGTGACCCGCGAGCTGCGGACGGTAGCCGCGCATATCGGGGAAGCGCCGGTGTTCGTTGCGCACAGCATGGGTGCGGCGGCGGTCCAGAAGTATGCGGAGGACTTCCCAGTAGAGGCTCAGGTCCTACTGGCGCCAGTTCCCTGCAGTCAGTCCGCGGGAGAGGCCATACCGCTCCCCATCGATATGTCCAAGCCGTTCCCCCCGATGCCATACGAGATGGCCGTGGAATGGTTCTTTGCCGGCTGCTCGGACGAGGACTCACGTCGGTACTACGACCTGATGCCGGACGAGTCTCCGCGAGCGGTGTGGGAGGCCGCGCAGCGTGGCGCCGCCATCGAGCTCGATCGTGAGCGGATCGATGCGCCCGCGTTGATGATCGCGGGCGGCCGCGACATCGTGTCCCCTGCCGAGCTGGTAAGCCGGCATGCCGCCCACTTTGGCGCCGACTACCTGTACCTGGCCGACCGTTCCCACAGCCTCGTTCTGGAACCGAGCTGGAAGGAAGTCGCCGACCACGTTCTCTCGTGGCTCGCCCGTGCGGGCCGGTGA